A region of the Burkholderia savannae genome:
CGTGACGGTCTCGTCGATGGCGGCGCCCGCGTTGCCGCGCACGACGCCGTCCAACTGCACGCGCGACTGGGCGCGCAGCTCCTTGTGCGCGAGCATCGCCTTGCATACGGTGGCGCGCTTGCCGCGCACCTCGACCAGGTCGCCCACGGCCGCGTCCAGCAGGATGAGGTCCTCCGGCCCCATGCGCGCGAGCGCGCGCCCGACGTCGCGGGCGTTGCCCTCCGTCACGCGGAGCTCGAGCCCGGTCTGTTCCGCTTTGTCCATGGTCGCCTCAGTCCGTGCACCGGATTTCGAGAATCCCGTTGTTGCACCCGAACTGCATCTGGTCGCGCGTGTACGGGCGCGGCAACTGCACTTCCTTGATGTATTTTTTGGGGCGGTGCTCGGCGACGATCGTGAGCACGTCGTCCTGGACATCGAGTCTCACGTCTTCCAGGCTCACGCCCGGCATCTCGGCCACCACGAGCGTATGGTCGCTCTCCTCGAACACGTCCACGATCGGCTCGATGACTTCCTGCACCACCGCGTGGCCGGATTTGTCCTTGCGGATGTTGCCGAACGGCTCGACCGAGACTCGGTCCTTGTCCTGTCCCAAGCCGACCTTGATGTTGATGCCGTAGACACCGCGGATGCCCGCATCGGTCGCGCGCTCCTTCAGCAACTGAAGTTCATTGCCGGTCTGGGCCAGTTCGTTGAGCTTCTCCACCAGGTTCACGATGCCCGACATGATGCCTTCGAAGCCACTGGCCGATTCTTTCGCTCCGTCACGCTTGGTCTTCATCGTCGACTCCTCGGAATTCGATGCGGTATTCCTTGACCTTCGAATGGATGGTCTTGTAGTCGACTTGCAAGACTCGTGCCGCTTGGGCCTTGTTGCCGTGCGTCGCCTGCAACACCTGTTCGATGACCCGCCGCTCGATGTCGGCGATATTGCGTCGTACCACCTCCTTCAGGGACAGTCCTTCCCAGCCGAATTCCGTCAGCGGCGCCGCGTGCTTGCCGGACGATGCGATATTGAGGTGAGCCGGCTGCACGACATCGCCGGCGACGAGAACGGCTTGCCGGATCGAGTTGCGCAACTGCCGGACGTTGCCCGGCCACGGGTGATTCAGCAAGAGCTCGCAGGTGGCGTCGGCGAACGTGACGGCGGGCTTGTCCAGTTCCGCGCAGGTTTGCGCGGCGAAGTGCTGCGCGAGGTAGAGGATGTCGTCGCGCCGTTCGCGCAGCGGCGGGACGTGAATCACGAATTCGGACAGCCTGAAGAAGAGGTCGCTGCGGAAGCCGCCTTCGAGCGCCTTTTGCTCGACGTCTTCGTTGGCGGCGGCGACGATGCGCACGTCCAGCGGCAACGGCGTGTTGCCGCCCACACGATACAGCGTGCGCTCCTGGATCACGCGCAGCAGCTTCGCTTGCGACGCGAGCGGCAGGTTGGCGATCTCGTCGAGAAACAGCGTGCCGCGGTTCGCCGCCGAGAACTTGCCGGGCTTGGCGATGGCCGCGCCGGTGAACGCGCCTTTTTCGTAGCCGTAGAGTTCCGATTCGAGCAGCTGCTCCGGTATCGCGCCGCAGTCGATCGCGACGAACGGCGCCGCGCGCCTTCCGCTGCCGCGGTGGATCGCGCGTGCAACCAGTTCCTTGCCCGCGCCGCTTTCGCCGAGGATCAGCACTGAAAACGTGCTTTTCGCCACGAGCCCGATCCGTGCGATCAGGCGGGCGACGGCTTCGCTCGGCCCCATGCTCTCGCACAGGCTGGCGGCCACCGAAGGCTCGCTGCTCCGGCCGCCGCCGTTCGTGAGCGCCGTTCGGATCGCGCTCATCAGGACGTCGTCGTCGACCGACTTCGACACGCAGTCCTGGACGCCCTCGCGCATTGCGCCGATCGCGCCCTGCACGTCCGGCTGGTCGGTGAGCACCACCGCCGGCATCTGCGGCGTCTGCCGCCGGATCGCGTGCAGCAGGTCGAGCCCGCTCATGTCCAGCAGGCGGTCGTCGAGCACCACCGCATCGGAGCGCTGTTGCTCCAGGGTTCGGAGCGCCGCGTAGCCGGTTTGCGCGGACACGGCGTCGAGGCCCGCGCCGCGCAGCAGCTGCGTCAGCCGCGAGCCGAAAATCGGCTCGTTGACGATCAGCACGCGCGCCGGCAGCGCACTTGGAACCGAGTTCATGACGTTCGTCGCGTCAGATCGCCGGGCTGCCGAGCGGATAGCTCACAGCCAGATCGGGCGGCAGCAGGGGGGCCACGCGGTGCAGCGCGCCGACGAACAGCATGCCGGTGCCGCCCGCCGGCAGCGTCTCGTCGATTCGATGCGCGATGAACCGGTCGCGTCGCTGCAGCATGTCGGACGCGAGCCGGTTCTCGACGTCGGTTCGCTGCCCGTCCGCGGAAGCGGCGTTGAGCAGCCGCCATGCGAGCTCGTATTCCTCCACCAGCAATTCCGGCGCTTCGGTGCCGACGATCGTCGCGCCTTCGCGACTCAGCGTCTGCAGCAAGCGATGATTGCGGCTGCCGGCCTTCGCGAGGTCGTCGACGATCTCGAGCTCGTGGCCGCATACCGGCAAGCCGTCCTGATAGATGTGCAGGGATTTCAGATCGAGGCCGAGCCGAGGAATGGCCGCTTCGATGCCGTCCCACATGTGCTCGATATCGAGTGCGCGGCGTCGCCACGCGTTCGCGCCGAGTGTGGTTTGCGCGGCGTCGGCGAGAAGCGGTGCGGCTTGCCCCATGTCGATGCCGGTATGGAGAATCGGGATATAAATCAATGTGCGGCTGCTGTCGGACATGGCCGCTCCCCTTTGCGATTTTCCGTTTCTTTGCATGGCGTCCAACCCATGCTGCAATTGTCATCATAGGAAATAAGCCGGCCGTCTGCGGCAGCATTTGCGCGGCGCGTGGGTCTCGCTTCGAGGGCGGTATGGATAGCATTCCATGGAACGCTTTCCATACCGCGACGCCGCTTCCATATGCCGGATATGCGCGTTTGCGCAAACGGCGCTTCAATCGATTTCGATATTGATCGAAATACAAAAATGAAAAATCGCGATGCCGGCGCATTGTCTCGAACGGCGGATTTGGCGGCGATTTTTCCTGCATCGCGATTCCAGGCTGTCGGCCATTGGCGCCGCGCGCCCGGCGAAGGCTCGCGCGACGACATTCGCGCGCGAAGCGGCACGCTCCGGCATGGGGGTTGCTTTGAGGGCGTAGCCTGCTCCTGCAGCGCAAAGGTCTTTTCCTATCAACGCATCGCAAGGAGGCCATCATGGCCAAAGTGCAGAAATCGACTGACTCGTCGAGCCTGGCCGAAGTTGTCGATCGCATTCTCGACAAGGGCATCGTCATCGACGTGTGGGCGAAGGTGTCGCTCGTCGGCATCGAGCTGCTTTCGATCGAAGCCCGCGTCGTCATTGCATCGGTCGAAACCTATCTCAAGTATGCCGAAGCAATCGGTCTGACCGCGACTGCCGCAGCGCCAGCAGCGTGACCGACGTTGCCGCCGCATGGCGGGCAACTTGGTTTCCGGCCGCGGTAAAGCGGTCGGCCTCGAAAGGAACAGCCATGAACAGCTTGACGCAAGACATGGCCCGCCTGCATCAGGAAGTCACGGCGGGCCACAGGGAGCGGCAGAGACTGCTGCAGAAGCTGGCGGATTCGCGCGAGGACCTGCGAACGGAAGTCGCCCAACTGCTGCGGCAACTGCATCTGGCCAATGCCGGCATGTTCAGCCAAGCGCGCGACGCCCGAACTGCATTCGTGACGGACCTGGTCGAGCGCGTGCGTGATCTCCGACGCTCGTTCGACGCCGATCTGAGGGGAGCCCACCGCGCCTGGCGAGGCTAGGGCCGTTTGCGACCGGGCGCGGCGGCCCGCCGATACGATGCGCTTGGCCGACCGCTGCGCCTGCCGATGCTTTCCGATAACTGGAGGGAATCATGACCGATCTCGCCCCACCGCCGGAACTGGTTGCAGCGGCGCGCGGCGCGAATGGCGATGGCGGCACTCGAGACAGGGTGCGATTGGAAGCGAGTGCCGAGTTCGTGCAGACGCCCGCCGTTCGCAATCTCACCGAACGTGCGCTGACGTATCTCGGCGCGGGCTACGGAGTGCATCTCGCGGGGCCGTCGGGCACCGGCAAGACCACGCTCGCGTTCCACATCGCCGCTCAGCTCGGTCGGCAAGTCGTGCTGATGCACGGCGACGACGAACTCGGCAGTGCCGACCTCGTTGGCCGCGGCGCCGGATACCGCCGCTCGCGGGTGGTCGACAACTTCATCCATTCGGTGGTCAAGACCGAGGAGGAAATGACCACGACCTGGATCGACAATCGCCTGACGACGGCTTGCCAGCACGGCCTCACGCTCATTTACGACGAATTCAACCGATCCCGGCCGGAAGCGAACAACGCGCTGCTGCCGGTATTGTCGGAAGGCATCCTGAACTTGCCCAATCGCATGACGGGCGCCGGTTATCTGACGGTGCATCCGGGCTTTCGCGCGATCTTCACGTCGAATCCGGAAGAGTATGTGGGCGTGCACAAGACGCAGAACGCGTTGATGGGCCGGCTGATCACGATCCAGGTGGGGCACTACGATCGCGAGACGGAGGTCGAGATCGTCCGGGCCCGCTCCGAAATCGCGCGCGCGGACGCGGAGCGCATCGTCGATCTCACCCGCCGGCTGCGCGACGCCGACGAGAGCGGCCACCATCCCAGCCTCCGGGCGGCCATCGCGCTCGCACGTGCGCTCGCGTATTGCGGCGGCGAGGCGACGCGCGAGAACGCCGGCTACCTATGGGCCTGCAGGGACATCCTCGGGGTGGACCTGGAGCCCGTCCCGCAGGCCACCCGTCAAGCAGGCCGGCGCACGAAAGCGCGGAGATGAATCATGCCGATTCCGAGAAAAGGGGTGCACGACATTCGTGCTCGACATACGCCCGGCATGACGCCGATGCCGGTGCACAGCATGTACATGAGGATTTCGTGCATCGAAATGGAGAAAAGCCGGCGGAACATCGAGCGGCAAGCCGCGCTGCGGCGCATCGCCGCCGTCGATGGCCGGATCGCCGATCTGGACCGGGAAAAGGCCAGGCTGCATGCGGCGATCGAAAACGAAGCGCCTCAGACGGGCGACATCCGCGGATCGTTCCAGATCCGATATTGAGAGGGACATCATGCATATCAACTGCATTTCCTGCGGGCACCAGATCGAGGTCGACGACGATTCGTACGCCCGATACCACGGCGCGCTGCGTTGCTGGGTTTGCCATTCGCTGCTGATGGTGGACATCGTCGAAGGCTGCGTCGAGTCCGTCCGTCTCCAGGAAGCCTCCGTGATCGTGCCTCACGGCGCGCAGCCCGCCATGCGCAAGCCGGCCTCGCGCGAGGTGCAGCATGACCAGCCATAGCGGCGCCCGCTATCTGTACGGCGTCCAGCATGCGCGGGACGTGCCGCCGAGCCTTCCGCCCGGGATCGGCGGAACGGCCGTCCATGCACTGACCGACGGCGACGTCGCGGTGATCGTCAGCGATACGGGGCTCGCGAAGGTCCGTCCCGAGCGGCGCCACTTGCTCGCTCATCACACGGTGATCCAGAGCCTCGCGGCCGCCGGCACCGTGCTGCCGGTGGCGTTCGGCACGATCGCGACGAGCGAAGTCGCGCTGCGCAGGATGCTCAAGAAGCACCGGACGGCGCTCGCCGGCGAACTCGCGCGGCTCGTGGGCCACGTGGAAATGAGCGTGCGCCTGAACTGGGACGTGCCGGATCTCTTTCGCCATCTGATCGACGTTCGCCCCGATCTGAAGGCCGCGCGCGACGCCATGCTGGCGCTCGGCGGCGCGGCCACGCGCGACGACAAGATCGAGTTGGGCAGCCGCTTCGAGCGCGTGCTGAACGAAGAGCGGGCGCGCCATGCGGCAAGCGTGGACGAGGCGCTCGACGCGTGCTGCAAGGAGATCCGGCGCGATCCGCTGCGGCACGAGACGGAAATCCTGCGCTTGACCTGCCTCGTGCGAAACGCCGAGCTCGGCCGGTTCGAGTCGGGCGTGGCCGCCGCGTCGCGCGTTCTCGACGATTCGCTGACGCTGAAATACAGCGGACCGTGCCCGCCTCACCATTTCGTCAATCTCAACATGAGTCTGTGAAGGGTGCCATGTTCATTCTCGATAACCTGCTCGCCGCGCCGATCAAGGGCATGTTCTGGATTTTCGAGGAGATCGCGCAGGCCGCCGAGGACGAGACGATCGCCGACATCGAGACGACCAAGGCGGCGCTCGTCGAGCTCTATCGCGAACTCGAATCCGGCCAGATCGACGAGGCCGAATTCGAGTCGCGCGAGCGGGCGTTGCTCGATCGCCTGGACAGCCTGGAAACGCCGTGACATCGCCTTGCTCGCCGCCGTTTCATGCCGTGCGCAGCGCGGACGGCGAACCCGTGCCGGCCGAGCTCGCGCAGCGGCTGTCGCTGTGCGAGTCGCTGGACCGGATTCTCAACAAGGGCGCGGTGATTTCCGCGCAGGTGGTCGTGTCGGTAGCCGACGTCGATCTGCTCTATTTGCATCTGCGCCTCCTTCTGACTTCGGTGGAAACCGCGTTGGCCGGCCGCGCGATGTCACGCGAAGAGGAGTGCCGATGAATGCGCCGCACGCGGCGGCGGTATCGAACGCCGCCGCACTCGCCGCCGCGCTGGAACAAGCGCTGGCGCAGCAACAGGCGCCGCCGCCACGCGCGACGCAACGCGTCGACGTCGCGGCCGCTTCCGCGGGCAACGGCCTCGCGAAGCTCGTTCTGGCGCTGATGAAGCTCTTGCACGAACTGCTCGAACGGCAGGCGTTGCGGCGAATCGAGGCCGGCAGCCTGAACGATGACGAAATCGAGCGGTTGGGGCTCGCGCTGATGCGGCAGGCCGAGGAGATCGAGCGGCTCGCCGGGCAGTTCGGCTTCACCGATGCCGATCTGAATCTCGATCTCGGCCCGCTCGGCCGTCTTTTTTGAGAGCCATCCAATGAGCCAGCCACGCACCGCTTCGCCGCCGCACAGCGTTTCCAGTACGACCGTGGCCGATCTGCTCGAGCGCGTGCTCGACAAGGGCGTCGTCATTACCGGAGACATCCGCATCAATCTGGTCGACGTCGAGCTTCTGACGATCCGCATCCGGCTGCTGGTCTGCTCCGTCGATAAGGCGAGGGAACTCGGCGTCGACTGGTGGAACGCCGATTCGTTCTTTCTGGGGCCGGACAGAGCGCGATCCGCGCTGCCGGGCCGGACCGCCGCCGTCGACGTCGCGGCGGGGGCCGCCGCGCACGCCGACGCAGGGCGTCGGTGACGCGTGCGCCGCGCGGCGCACGCGACATCGGAGCGGATCGAAGGGCGGGCGTGAGCGCGCCGGATTTTTCCGGCGCCGCGAGCGGACGGCGTTCGTCCGTGCGCGGCGAAGCGCTCTTCGCGCTCTTCGCGCCGCAACGCTGACGCGCCGGATGGTCGGTGGCCGGCATCGCTGCCGCGCCCGGCCGGTCGCATCGCCGGATCATGGCGCGCCGCGCGCGTCGGCCACGCGCCATGCGTCTTTCCAACGGCGCTTTCTTCGACGCCGGCCCGGTTTCGCCCGCCGCGCGCCACGTCGCACGGGCTCGCGCCGGCGCTGTCCGCTTCCCCGAAATCCTTGCTACGCCACCGCCGATATCGATATCGAAATTGCTTGGTTAGCCTTTGCGAGTCGAAACGCTAAGGTGACGGACATGGCAGCGGGATGACGTCGCGACGAGCGCGCGCCGGGCGACACGGGCGCGCGTCCGAACGCGACGAACACGCCGCTGCCCTTGTTCCGCAGAACGAACGGGCGCGCCGAAGGCGGCGAGCCGTCATGCCGGCGGCGCCGGCCGCGCGCGACCGTTCGCCTCCGACGATCTCGCCATGACCGACAGCATTATCGACACCGCGCCGCACGACGCGCGCGCGAAGCCACTGATCGACGCGCTGATCGACGAATACGCGGCGCGCTACCGCGCGTATCGGCCCGACAGCCTCGCGTCCGCGGAAGCGGAGCTCGCGCGCTATCCGGCCGAGCTGTTCGCGCCGCCCGAAGGCGCGTTCATCCTGCTGATCCGCGACGGCGAGACGATCGGCGGCGGCGCCTTCAAGCGCTACGACGCGCAGACGGCGGAGCTCAAGCGGATCTGGACGCGCGCCGATCTGCGGCGCCAGGGGCTCGCGCGGCGCGTGGTTCGCGAACTCGAGCTGCGCGCGGCGCGGCAAGGCTATCGGCGCGTCTATCTGACGACGGGCTTCCGGCAGCCGGAGGCATGGGCGCTGTATCTCGACGCCGGGTACGCGGCGCTGTTCGATCGCGACGTCGACCCCGAGATCTACGTGCATCTGCCGTTCGGCAAGGATCTGATCGAGCCGCGCCGCGCCGACACGCTCGGCGACCTGCGCGCGCCCGTGCCGGCCGCGCCGGTCGAATGACGCGATGCGAGGCCCGCGGCTCACACCGGCATGTCGCATCGAAAACGACACCACATTCGCCACCAACAGGAATCGCCGATGACATTGCAATACACGAAGCCATTCGTCCGATCCGCCGCGCGCGCGGTGGCCGCCGCCGTGCTGATCGGCGCGAGCGCGGCGGCGTTCGCCGTCACGTTCGATTTGAGCCCCGGGCAGCCGGGCCGCGTGCGCGGCGCGCGCGACGAGACCGTGATCCGCGCGCTGCCCGCAGCGTTCAAGTTCGCCGAGCCCGACGCGCTGACCATCGGCATCGCGCCGAGCCAGCCGCCCATCAGTTCGTACGCGACCGATGCGCGCACCGTCGTCGGCTTCGACGCCGATCTCGCGCAACTGCTCGCCGACAGCCTCGGCCGCAAGCTGAAGATCGTCGCGCTCGCGTGGGCCGACTGGCCGCTCGCGCTCGAATCGGGCCGCGTCGACGCGGTGCTGTCGAACGTGACCGTGACCGAGGAGCGCAAGGCGAAGTTCGATTTCTCGACGTATCGCAAGGATCAGGTCGGCTTCTACGTGAAGTCCGACAGCAAGATCGCGTCGATCAAGGAGCCGAAGGACGTCGCGGGCCTGCGCGTGATCACCGACGCCGGCACCAACCAGGAAAAGATCCTGCTCGAATGGGATCGCGAGAACGTCGCGCACGGGCTCAAGCCCGTCACGGTCCAGTATTACGACGATCACGCGGTGAAGAACGTCGCGCTGCAGGCGGGCCGCGCGGACGCGATCTTCAGCGTGAACTCGGTGCTCGCGTACCAGGCCGCGCAGCAGCACCGGACGAAGCTCGTCGGCGCCGTGAGCGGCGGCTGGCCGCGCACGGCGGACATCGCGGTCACGACGCGCAGGGGCAGCGGCCTCGCCGAGCCGTTCACGATCGCGATCAACGATTTCATCAGGAACGGCGCGTACCGCCGCGTGCTCGACCGCTGGAGTCTCGGTTCCGAGGCGATCGACGCGTCTCGGACGAATCCGCCGGGCTTGCCGAAGACGTGATGCGCGATGCCTGCGCGACGGCCGTTCGCGAAGCTCGACGAACACGCGCGACGCCAGCGACACGCGCGACGCCGGCGCGACGCGAACAGAACGGCCTCCGCCACGCGAAGCCGCTTCATCGTGTCGCGCCGTGGCGTTGATTGACGAAGTCGCGCGGTGAAGCCGTCCGGCAAGGCGGTTCGGCGCAGCCGCCCATGCGAAATCCGGCGCAGCCGTCCATGCGAAACCGTTCGGCGAAGCCGTCCGATCGCGCGGGCGCGCCGGGCCGCAGAGCCGGACGCTTGCATCGCGTCACCGCATCGTCCGTTTTCCCGATTCATTTTCCATAGCCAGCATTCGCACCCGCCATGTCTTATTCGTTATCGCTGCTGGACAAGAGCCCGATCGCCGAAGGCGCGACGGCGGCCGACGCGCTGCGTTTCACGGTCGCGCTCGCGCAGCGCGCCGAGGCGCTCGGCTATCGGCGCATCTGGATCGCCGAGCACCACGGCGCGCCGGGGCTCGCGAGCTCCGCGCCCGAGATCGTCGTGTCGCACGTGCTCGCGCACACGTCGCGCATTCGCGTCGGCTCCGGCGGCGTGATGCTTCAGCACTACAGCCCGTTCAAGGTTGCCGAGACGTTCAAGCTGCTCGCGTCGCTCGCGCCGGGGCGCGTCGATCTCGGCGTCGGCAAGGCGCCGGGCGGCCTGCCGCTGACGACGCGCGCGCTGCAGTCGCTGCACGACAAGCCGCGCAAGCCCGCGTTCGCCGATCAGCTCGCCGAGCTCGACGCGTTCCTGCGCTGGGGCGTCGCCGAGGATCATCCGCTGGCCGGCGCGGTCGCGCTGCCGGTGCCGCCCGTGGCGCCCGAGCGCGTGCTGCTCGGCGGCTCGCCCGAGAGCGCCGCGCTCGCCGCGCGGCTCGGCTGGCAGTTCTGCTACGCCGGGCACTTCAACGGCGACGAGGCCAACGTCGAGCGTTCGCTCGACGCG
Encoded here:
- a CDS encoding Hsp20/alpha crystallin family protein, giving the protein MKTKRDGAKESASGFEGIMSGIVNLVEKLNELAQTGNELQLLKERATDAGIRGVYGINIKVGLGQDKDRVSVEPFGNIRKDKSGHAVVQEVIEPIVDVFEESDHTLVVAEMPGVSLEDVRLDVQDDVLTIVAEHRPKKYIKEVQLPRPYTRDQMQFGCNNGILEIRCTD
- a CDS encoding sigma-54-dependent transcriptional regulator, with the translated sequence MNSVPSALPARVLIVNEPIFGSRLTQLLRGAGLDAVSAQTGYAALRTLEQQRSDAVVLDDRLLDMSGLDLLHAIRRQTPQMPAVVLTDQPDVQGAIGAMREGVQDCVSKSVDDDVLMSAIRTALTNGGGRSSEPSVAASLCESMGPSEAVARLIARIGLVAKSTFSVLILGESGAGKELVARAIHRGSGRRAAPFVAIDCGAIPEQLLESELYGYEKGAFTGAAIAKPGKFSAANRGTLFLDEIANLPLASQAKLLRVIQERTLYRVGGNTPLPLDVRIVAAANEDVEQKALEGGFRSDLFFRLSEFVIHVPPLRERRDDILYLAQHFAAQTCAELDKPAVTFADATCELLLNHPWPGNVRQLRNSIRQAVLVAGDVVQPAHLNIASSGKHAAPLTEFGWEGLSLKEVVRRNIADIERRVIEQVLQATHGNKAQAARVLQVDYKTIHSKVKEYRIEFRGVDDEDQA
- the gvpA gene encoding gas vesicle structural protein GvpA, giving the protein MAKVQKSTDSSSLAEVVDRILDKGIVIDVWAKVSLVGIELLSIEARVVIASVETYLKYAEAIGLTATAAAPAA
- the gvpN gene encoding gas vesicle protein GvpN, with translation MTDLAPPPELVAAARGANGDGGTRDRVRLEASAEFVQTPAVRNLTERALTYLGAGYGVHLAGPSGTGKTTLAFHIAAQLGRQVVLMHGDDELGSADLVGRGAGYRRSRVVDNFIHSVVKTEEEMTTTWIDNRLTTACQHGLTLIYDEFNRSRPEANNALLPVLSEGILNLPNRMTGAGYLTVHPGFRAIFTSNPEEYVGVHKTQNALMGRLITIQVGHYDRETEVEIVRARSEIARADAERIVDLTRRLRDADESGHHPSLRAAIALARALAYCGGEATRENAGYLWACRDILGVDLEPVPQATRQAGRRTKARR
- a CDS encoding GvpL/GvpF family gas vesicle protein, producing MTSHSGARYLYGVQHARDVPPSLPPGIGGTAVHALTDGDVAVIVSDTGLAKVRPERRHLLAHHTVIQSLAAAGTVLPVAFGTIATSEVALRRMLKKHRTALAGELARLVGHVEMSVRLNWDVPDLFRHLIDVRPDLKAARDAMLALGGAATRDDKIELGSRFERVLNEERARHAASVDEALDACCKEIRRDPLRHETEILRLTCLVRNAELGRFESGVAAASRVLDDSLTLKYSGPCPPHHFVNLNMSL
- a CDS encoding gas vesicle protein GvpG, with the protein product MFILDNLLAAPIKGMFWIFEEIAQAAEDETIADIETTKAALVELYRELESGQIDEAEFESRERALLDRLDSLETP
- a CDS encoding gas vesicle protein, with translation MTSPCSPPFHAVRSADGEPVPAELAQRLSLCESLDRILNKGAVISAQVVVSVADVDLLYLHLRLLLTSVETALAGRAMSREEECR
- a CDS encoding gas vesicle protein K, encoding MNAPHAAAVSNAAALAAALEQALAQQQAPPPRATQRVDVAAASAGNGLAKLVLALMKLLHELLERQALRRIEAGSLNDDEIERLGLALMRQAEEIERLAGQFGFTDADLNLDLGPLGRLF
- a CDS encoding gas vesicle protein, translated to MSQPRTASPPHSVSSTTVADLLERVLDKGVVITGDIRINLVDVELLTIRIRLLVCSVDKARELGVDWWNADSFFLGPDRARSALPGRTAAVDVAAGAAAHADAGRR
- a CDS encoding GNAT family N-acetyltransferase, which produces MTDSIIDTAPHDARAKPLIDALIDEYAARYRAYRPDSLASAEAELARYPAELFAPPEGAFILLIRDGETIGGGAFKRYDAQTAELKRIWTRADLRRQGLARRVVRELELRAARQGYRRVYLTTGFRQPEAWALYLDAGYAALFDRDVDPEIYVHLPFGKDLIEPRRADTLGDLRAPVPAAPVE
- a CDS encoding ABC transporter substrate-binding protein translates to MTLQYTKPFVRSAARAVAAAVLIGASAAAFAVTFDLSPGQPGRVRGARDETVIRALPAAFKFAEPDALTIGIAPSQPPISSYATDARTVVGFDADLAQLLADSLGRKLKIVALAWADWPLALESGRVDAVLSNVTVTEERKAKFDFSTYRKDQVGFYVKSDSKIASIKEPKDVAGLRVITDAGTNQEKILLEWDRENVAHGLKPVTVQYYDDHAVKNVALQAGRADAIFSVNSVLAYQAAQQHRTKLVGAVSGGWPRTADIAVTTRRGSGLAEPFTIAINDFIRNGAYRRVLDRWSLGSEAIDASRTNPPGLPKT
- a CDS encoding LLM class flavin-dependent oxidoreductase, whose translation is MSYSLSLLDKSPIAEGATAADALRFTVALAQRAEALGYRRIWIAEHHGAPGLASSAPEIVVSHVLAHTSRIRVGSGGVMLQHYSPFKVAETFKLLASLAPGRVDLGVGKAPGGLPLTTRALQSLHDKPRKPAFADQLAELDAFLRWGVAEDHPLAGAVALPVPPVAPERVLLGGSPESAALAARLGWQFCYAGHFNGDEANVERSLDAYRSASGRAPLLALYAVAAPTKGEAERLIGALRLFKLKLAGGQSVNLGSAQAAAEFARQSGATDYRIDELRPHVIAGAPHDVHRELDALARRYGVGEFVVDSPVTHYPARLASVELLARDRQSART